Part of the Kitasatospora sp. NBC_00374 genome is shown below.
GCTGGGGCCGGCGCCGTTCGCGTCTCCTCGCCCTTTGCCCCTCGCACCACCAGCTCTCACGGGAAGTAGGCCCACCCCATGTTCGAGGCAGTCGAAGAGCTCCTCACCGAGCACGCCGACCTCGAGAAGCGGCTGGCCGATCCGTCGGTCCACGCCGACCAGGCCAACGCCCGCAAGCTCGCCAAGCGCTACGCCGAGCTGACCCCGATCACCGCCACCTACCGCGCCTGGCGTGCGGCCGGCGAGGACATCGAGGCCGCCCGTGAGCTGGCCGCCGAGGACCCGGACTTCATCGCCGAGGTGAAGTCCTCCGAGGCCCGCCGGGACGAGCTGACCGAGGAGCTGCGGCTGCTGCTGGTGCCGCGCGACCCCAATGACGACAAGGACGTCATCCTGGAGGTCAAGGCCGGCGAGGGCGGCGAGGAGTCCGCGCTGTTCGCCGGCGACCTGCTGCGGATGTACCTGCGCTTCGCCGAGCGGGTGGGCTGGAAGACCGAGCTGATCGACGCCAACGAGTCCGACCTCGGCGGCTACAAGGACGTCTCGGTCGCCGTGAAGACCCGCGGCACCACCGAGCCCGGCCAGGGCGTCTGGGCCCGGCTGAAGTACGAGGGCGGCGTGCACCGCGTGCAGCGGGTGCCGGCCACCGAGTCCCAGGGCCGGATCCACACCTCGGCGGCGGGCGTGCTGGTCACCCCCGAGGCCGAGGAGGTCGAGGTCGAGGTCCACGCCAACGATCTGCGCATCGACGTCTACCGCTCGTCCGGCCCCGGCGGTCAGTCGGTGAACACCACCGACTCGGCGGTCCGGATCACCCACCTGCCGACCGGTATCGTGGCGTCCTGCCAGAACGAGAAGAGCCAGCTGCAGAACAAGGAGCAGGCGATGCGCATCCTGCGCTCGCGGCTGCTGGCCGCCGCGCAGGAGGCCGCCGAGCAGGAGGCCTCGGACGCGCGTCGCAGCCAGGTCCGCACGGTGGACCGCTCGGAGCGGATCCGGACGTACAACTACCCGGAGAACCGCCTCTCGGACCACCGGACCGGCTTCAAGTCCTACAACCTGGACCAGGTCCTGGACGGCGACCTGAACGCGGTCATCCAGTCCTGCGTGGACGCCGATGCCGCCGCCAAGCTGGCCGCCGCGCAGGAGAACTGAGCACCGAGCCCGAGCCCACAAATCAGGGGTGTGTACGGATGAACCTGCTGCTCGCCGAGGTGGCCCAGGCCACCCAGCGGTTGGCTGCGGCCGGCGTGCCGTCGCCGCGCTTCGACGCGGAGGAGCTGGCTGCCTACATCCACAACGTCAAGCGCAGCCAGCTGCACACCGTGCCGGACGGCGACTTCGACGCGCGCTACTGGGAGGCGGTGTCCCGCCGCGAGGCGCGTGAACCGCTCCAGCACATCACCGGGCGGGCGTTCTTCCGCTACCTGGAGCTGGAGGTCGGCCCCGGCGTCTTCGTACCCCGGCCGGAGACCGAGACCGTGGTCGAGTGGGCCATAGACGCCGTGCGCGACATGGACGTCGCCGAGCCGCTGGTGGTCGACCTGTGCAGCGGCTCCGGCGCGATCGCGCTGGCGCTGGCCCAGGAACTGCCCCGTTCCACCGTGCACGCCTTCGAGCTCGACGAGGGCGCCCTGGAGTACACCCGGCGCAACATCGCCGCCAGCTCGGACCGGGGCCGGATCACCCTGCACGCGGGGGACGCCACCCGGGCCTTCGAGGACGACCGCTCCTGGGACGGCCGCTTCGACCTGGTGATCAGCAACCCGCCGTACATCCCGCTCACCGAGTGGGAGTACGTCGCACCCGAGGCCCGCGACCACGACCCGCAGATGTCGCTGTTCTCCGGCGAGGACGGCCTGGACACCATCCGCGGCATCGAACGCGTCGCGGCCCGGCTGCTGCGGCCGGGCGGCGCGGTGGTCATCGAGCACGCCGACACCCAGGGCGGCCAGGTGCCGTGGATCTTCAAGGAAGAGAGCGGCTGGACGGACGCCGCCGACCACCGCGACCTGAACCACCGGCCGCGCTTCACAACAGCCCGAAGGGCGTCGTTGTGAAGCATCGGGCACAGCACGACAGCCCGGAGGGCGTCGTTGTGAAGCATCGGGCACAGCACGACAGCCCGAAGGGCGTCGTCGTGGGGCCCGGGCCTCACGGCCGCGCCCGGATGGGCGTCGTCGTGAGCCGCCGGGCAGCACCGATCAGCTTGAGCCATCTCGGAAGGGGACCGCACCGATGAGCCGCCGTTATGACTGCGCCGATGCCGGGGACCGGGCGACCGGTCTGCGCGAGGCCGCCTCGGCGATCCGCCGCGGCGAGCTCGTGGTGCTGCCGACCGACACCCTGTACGGGGTCGGGGCCGACGCGTTCTCCCCGGACGCGGTGGGCGCGCTGCTCGCCGCCAAGGGGCGCGGGCGGAACATGCCGTCGCCGGTGCTGGTCGGCTCGCCGACCACGCTGCACGGGCTGGTCACCGACTTCTCCGAGCAGGCCTGGGAGCTGGTCGACGCGTTCTGGCCGGGCGGGCTCACCCTGGTCGCCAAGCACCAGCCCTCGCTGCGCTGGGACCTGGGAGAGACCCGGGGCACCGTCGCCGTCCGGATGCCGCTGCACCCGGTCGCCATCGAGCTGCTGAACGCCACCGGTCCGCTGGCGGTGTCCAGCGCCAACCGGACGGGCGGCCCCTCGCCGTCCACCTGTGACGAGGCCGAGGGTCAGCTGGGTGACTCGATCGCGGTCTATCTCGACGGCGGCCAGGCCGACCACGCCATGGCCTCCACCATCGTCGACGTCACCGGGAAGGTGCCGGTGGTGCTGCGGGCGGGCGCGATCAGCGTCGAGCAGCTGAGGGAGGTCGTCCCGGACCTGGAGGCCGGCAGTTGACAGCCGCCGCCTCTGTGCACGGTGCGGACCCGGGCATACCCTCCTCACTGGCCGTGGTGCCCCGCCCGCTCGACACGTTCCGGATCCTCTTCGTCTGCACCGGCAACATCTGCCGCTCGCCGATCGCCGAGCGGCTGACCCGGCTCGAGCTGGACACCCGGCTCGGTCCGGCGGCCGCCGGGCGGATCGTGGTGGAGAGCGCCGGTACCTGGGGCCACGAGGGTGCGCCGATGGAGGCGCACGCGGCCACCGTGCTCGGTGAGTACGGCGCGGACAGCGCCGGCTTCGCCGGGCGCGAGCTGCTGGACGAGCACGTCATCGACGCCGATCTGGTGCTCACCGCGACTCTGGACCACCGGGCGCAGGTCATCTCGATGGGGCACTCGGCCGGGCTGCGGACCTTCACGCTCAAGGAGTTCACCCGGCTGGTCCGCCGGGTGGACCCCGGCACCCTGCCGCATGCGGGCGACGACTCGCGGCTGACCGACCGGGCCCGGGCGCTGGTCCGCTCGGCGGCCGCGCTGCGGGGCTGGCTGCTGGCGGCCTCGCCGGAGTTCGACGAGGTGAACGACCCGTACGGGGCGCCGATCGGGATGTTCCGCAACTGCGGCGAGGAGATATTCGACGCCCTGGACCCGGTGGTGACCGCGCTGACCGGCGTGCCCGGCGGGCAGTGAGCCGGTCCGCCTGGGGCGTGGCCGTTCCGCGCGCCCCCGGGTGGGGAGAATGCCCGGAGGTGCTGTGATCGAAATGTGTCTGTCGGGTGCTCAGAAGGTGGCGACGCCCTGACGGGTGTACCCCGGCGCGCGCGGACGGGCCCGGACGGGGGCGCGGTCCTACGCTGGACTCAACCAGCCCTCCGCTGCCCGGGAGCTCGCCATGACCGTCGCCGATGCCGTGCACGGCTTCACTGAGACAGGACATCACTGGGAGGCCGCGCAGGCGCTGCGGCAGGCGGATCCGCTGGTCGCCGACCTGCTCTCGGCGGAGAGCGAGCGCCGGGCCGACAGCCTGCAGCTGCTGGCCGGCGAGAACCTCACCAGCCCCGCGGTCCTGGCGGCCCTGGGCGGCCCGCTGATCGACAAGTACGCCGAGGGCTACCCGGGCCACCGCCACCACACCGGCTGCGCGCCGGCCGACACCGTCGAGCTGCTGGCGGTCGACCGGGCCCGCGCGCTGTTCACCGCCCCGCACGCCAACGTCCAGCCCAGGTCGGCCACTTCGGCGATGCTGGCGGCCTACGCGGCGCTGCTGCGGCCCGGTGACGTGGTGCTGTCGATGTCGCTGCAGCACGGCGGCCACCTGAGTGCGGGCTCCCGGGCGAACTTCTCCGGCCGCTGGTTCGAGTTCGTCGGCTACGGCGTCCGCGAGCAGGACGGGCTGATCGACCTCGACCAGGTACGTGCGCTGGCCCGGACGCACCGGCCGAAGGCGATCATCGCGGGTGGCATCTCGCACCCGCGGCACCTGGACTGGGCCGGCTTCCGGGAGATCGCCGACGAGGTGGGCGCCTATCTGGTCGCCTCGGCCGCGCAGACCATCGGCCTGGTCGCGGCGGGCGCCGCGCCCTCCCCGGTGCCGTACGCCGACGTGACCGTGGCCGCCACCCACAAGCTGCTGCGGGGGCCGCGCGGCGGCCTGCTGCTGTGCACCTCCGACCTGGCGGACCGGATCGACCGGGCGGTGTTCCCGTTCACCCAGGGCGGGGCGGCGATGAACGAGGTGGCGGGCAAGGCGGTCGCCCTGTTGGAGGCGGGCACGCCGGAGTTCGCGACCTACATCGGGCGCGCGGTGGACGGCGCGCGCTCGCTGGCCCAGTCCCTGGCGGAGTCCGGTGCGCGTCCGCTGACCGGTGGAACCGACACCCACCTGGTCACCGCCGACATCAGCGCCTTCGGGCTGTCCGGCGCGGAGGCGGAGCGGCGCTGCGCCGCGGTCGGCCTGATGCTCGGCAAGTGCGCCCTCCCGTTCGACCCCGCGCCGCCCTCCGAGGCCTCGGGTGTCCGGCTGGGGACCGGGGCCTCGGCCGCGCAGGGGATGGGCCAGGCCGAGCTGGCCGAGGTCGGCGCGCTGATCGGGCAGGTGCTGGAGCACGGTGCGGACGCCCGGATCCGCGGCCGCGTCCAGGAGCTCGCGCGGTCCTTCGCCGGCCGCCGGTAGCGTCCCGGGGGAGCCGGGCGCCCGCCAACGAGAACCGCGATGCACACCCGGCGCGTCCGACTCAATAAGGTGTGCACCGTGGCGACGCACCCCGAACCCCGAACCAGCACGCCCCGGCAGGGCGGCGGAGTACGCTCCGTACTCAACCGGACCGTGAACCAGGAGGCCAGTGGTGCGTGAGTATCTTCTGGTCCTGTTCGTCTCGGCGGCCGTGACCTACCTGCTGACCAGCCCGGTCCGGAAGTTCGCCATCCTGGCGGGCGCCATGCCGCCGGTACGGGCCCGGGACGTGCACCGGGAGCCGACGCCCCGGCTGGGCGGCATCGCGATGTTCGGCGGCCTGTGCGCGGGCCTGCTGGTGGCCTCCCAACTGACTCACCTGGGCCGACTGTTCATTCAGAGCGCGGACGTCAAGGCGCTGCTCTCCGGTGCCGGGATCATGTGGATCCTGGGCGTCCTGGACGACAAGTGGGGCGTCGACGCGCTGGTGAAGCTCGGCGGCCAGATGATCGCCGCCGGCGTCATGGTCTGGCAGGGCATCACGGTGATCTCCATCCCGGTGCCCGGCGTCGGCTCGGTGGCGGTCACCCCGACCCAGGGGATGATCATCTCGGTCACCCTGGTGGTCGTCATGGTCAACGCGGTGAACTTCATCGACGGCCTGGACGGCCTGGCCGCCGGCATGGTCTGCATCGCCGCCGGCGCCTTCTTCCTCTACTCGTACCGCCTCTGGTACGGCTACGGGATCAACGACGCCGCCCCCGCCGTGCTGTTCAGCGCCGTCCTGATCGGGATGTGCCTGGGCTTCCTGCCGCACAACCTGCACCCGGCGCGGATCTTCATGGGCGACTCCGGCTCGATGATGCTCGGCCTGATGCTCGCGGTCGCCGCGATCTCGATCACCGGCCGGGTCGACCCCGACCTGGTCACCGCCCAGACCGGTTCGCAGACCGCCACCGTGCACGCCCTGGTGCCGACCTACATCCCGCTGCTGCTGCCGCTGACGGTGATCGCACTGCCGCTGGCCGACCTGCTGCTGGCCGTGGTCCGCCGGACCTGGGCCGGGAAGTCGCCGTTCGCGGCCGACAAGCAGCACCTGCACCACCGCCTGCTGGAGGTCGGCCACTCGCACAGCCGGGCCGTCCTGATCATGTACTTCTGGGCCGCCCTGATCGCGTTCGGCACGGTCGCCTTCTCGGTCACCAACACCGGCCGCACGGTCGTGCTGGCGCTCGCCGGGCTCTGCCTGGTCGGCCTGGTGGTGCTGTTGATGCCGCGGTTCCGTCCGCACGCGCCGCGGGCCGTGCAGGCCTTCGTCCCGCCGCGCTACCGCAAGGAGTCGCACGAGGCCTCCGTCCGGCCGGTGGCGGCCCCGCAGGGCGCCCCGGGCGCCCCGGGCGTCCCGGGCGTCCCGCAGCCGGAGCCGGCCCTGTCGGAGCTGTCCGCGGACGACAAGGAGCTGCTCGGCCGGCTCGGCACCGGGGCCACCGCGGTCGGCTCGCACTCCGAGCAGCGCGGCTGACACGTCGTCAAGTCGACACGCCCGTAAGGCGGCACGGTTGGGCCGCCGGTGTGACAGGTACCACACGTTCATGGTAAAGCTCTCATCAAATAGTTTGTGATACCGTTCACGAGTACCGAGAACACGCCGAAAGACCTGACAGGTGGAGGACTTCCGTCCCCGGTCGGTCTCCCTCGACGGGTCGGCCGCCGAGCGGTCGTCCCACGGCTGAGGTTCTCGGGAGCGGCGTCACCGCCGCGCACCCTGTGCCCGTCCCCCGTCACACCGACATGCCGCCGGAGCTGCCGACATGCCGTCCCACGACGCCCGGATCCTCCGTGGCGCCGCAATCCCCACTGCGGTCGCCGGAGTGGTCGCCATTGCGATCTCCACCGCACTCGTGGGGACGAAGGGCCTGCTCGGCGCACTGTTCGCGACGCTGCTGGTGATGGCCTTCTTCAGTTTCGGCCAGGTCGCGCTCGACCGGCTGACCAGGAACAATCCGCACATTCTGATGGCCGCGGCGCTGCTGGTGTACACCACGCAGATCCTGCTGGTCGGGATTGTTCTCGCGGTGTTCAAGAACACCACCCTGTTCGACACCAAAGTCTTCGGTTTCACGTTGCTCGGCTGCGCTCTGATCTGGACGGGCTTCCAGGTGCGCGGCGCCGTGAAGGCCAAGATCTACTACGTGCAGTCCGACGAGTCCGAACGCAAGGACTCCAAGTCGGAGCGTCAACAGTGACGAGCGCCGGCTGTCCCTCGCGCGAGGGGGGCGGTGTTTATGCCCTCCTGATGGGCTGCTATCGTCCGACGCGACACCGGAGTACGGGATGCGGCCTGGTCCCTCCAAGCGGCGCAGGTATACCGCTCGGACGCATCGCCCCCCGACTCCGCCCAGTCTTCGAAGATTCCGCGGCTGTGTGCGAAGCCGCCTGGGGTCAGCGAGATTCCCAACAAGTTCCAGTGCCGCTCCGTGGCTTCCGGCCACGCCGACACACCGAGGTTGCCGTAACCATGCGTCATGACGAAGGAGTCCGTGGTGGGTACTGAACTCACGTTGCTCGCCTCTGGGAGCTGCCACTTCAGTGACCCTGGCTGCGGCTTCCCCGCTCCCGGCCTGAACGAGTTCCAGTTCGAGCCGATCTTCACGATCGGCAGCATCGAGTTCAACAAGCCGATGCTGCTGTCGATGGTCGTCGCGGTGCTCGTGGTCCTCTTCTTCTGGTCCGCCTTCGCCAAGCCCCGGCTCGTGCCCGGCAAGCTGCAGCTGGTCGGTGAGATCGGCTACGACTTCGTCAAGCGCAGCATCGTGATGGAGACGATCGGCAAGAAGGGCGAGAAGTACGTCCCGATGCTGGTCTCGATGTTCTTCGTCATCTGGCTGATGAACATCATGTCGATCATCCCCTTCGCCCAGTTCCCGGTGACGGCGGCGATCGCGTTCCCGGCCGGCCTCGCGGCCGTCGTCTGGGTCACCTACATGGGCCTGACCTTCAAGAAGCACGGCTTCGTCGGCGGTATGAAGAACCTCTGCTGGCCGTCGGGCATCCCCGGCTGGGTCATGTTCATCCTGGTGCCGATCGAGTTCTTCTCGAACATCTTCGTGCGCCCCTTCACGCTCGCGGTCCGAGCCTTCGCGAACATGTTCGCCGGCCACCTGCTGATCGTGATGTTCTCCATCGCCTCCTGGTACCTGCTCAGCCCGAGCCTCGGCGCGATCTACGGCAGCGCCTCCTTCGTGGTGGCCCTCGGCCTCACCGCCTTCGAGCTGCTGGTCCAGTTCCTGCAGGCCTACATCTTCGTGATGCTGGCCAGCAGCTACATCGCCGGTGCGCTCGAAGAAGCCCACTGAGTCCGCTGTAGCGAACCGCTCCACCCCACGAACGCCCGGTGGCCAACCACCACCGGTTCACCACCCCGCATAAGGACACTTCCATGAGCATCCTCGCTGAGGGCACTGTCTACGGTTCCGTCGCTTCCATCGGCTACGGCCTCGCGGCGATCGGCCCCGGCATCGGTGTTGGTCTGATCTTCGGCAACGGTGTGCAGGCCATGGCCCGCCAGCCCGAGGCCGCCGGTCTCATCCGCTCGAACATGTTCATCGGCTTCGCGCTGACCGAGGCGCTCGCCCTCATCGGCATCGTCATGCCGTTCGTGTTCGGCAACAAGTAATTCCCTCGTAGCCCGTTTCGACGAAAGGTTCAGATATGAACCCCGTGGTCAACCTCGCGCAGGAGGAGGAGATCATGAATCCTCTTCTTCCCGCGTGGCCCGAGGTCATCATCGGCCTGATCTGCTTCTTCGTCGTCTTCGGCATCCTCGGCAAGAAGCTCCTCCCCAGCATCGAGAAGGTGCTGACGGAGCGCCGTGACGCCATCGAGGGCGGCATGGAGCGTGCCGAGGCCGCGCAGGCCGAGGCCCAGGCCCTGCTGGAGCAGTACCGCGCGGAGCTTGCCGAGGCGCGCCACGAGGCTGCCCGGATCACCGAGCACGCCCGTGAGCAGGGCGCGGCCCTGATCGCCGAGATGCGCGAGGAGGGCCAGCGTCAGCGTGAGGCCATCGTCGCTGCGGGCCACGCCCAGATCGAGGCGGACAAGAAGCAGGCGACTGCCGCCCTGCGTCAGGACGTCGGCTCGCTGGCCTCCCAGCTGGCCTCCCGCATCGTCGGTGAGTCGCTGGAGGACAGCGCCCGCCAGAGCGGCGTCATCGACCGCTTCCTGGCGGACCTGGAGAGCAAGGCCGCTGCCTCGGCGGGTTCCAAGTGATCGGCGCCAGCCGTGAGGCCCTGGCCGCCGGCCGGGAGAACCTGCAGAGCCTGACCGACAACACCTCGGTGGACGCGGCCAAGCTCGCCGAGGAGCTCGCCGCCGTCACGGTCCTGCTGGACCGCGAGGTCTCGCTGCGCCGCGTACTGACCGACCCCTCGCGGTCCGGTCAGGACAAGGCCCAGCTGGTTGCCTCGCTGCTGTCCGGTCAGGTCTCCGGCGAGACCGTCGACCTGGTCTCCGGCCTGGTCCGCTCCCGCTGGTCGGGCGCCCGTGACCTGGTCGACTCGGTGGAGGAGCTCTCGGCCCTGGCCGAGATCATCGCCGCCGACAAGGCCGGCACGCTGGACGACGTCGAGGACGAGCTGTTCCGGTTCGGCCGGGTCGTCAGCGGCTCGCACGAGCTGCGTTCCGCGCTCACCGAGCCGAAGGCCGGCGTCGCCGCCAAGGCGGAGCTGATCAAGAAGCTGCTCGGCGGCAAGGCCAACGCGGGCACCGTCCGCCTGGTCACCGCCCTGGTCACCAACCCGCGTGGACGTAGCCTGGAGCAGGGCCTGGAGTCCTACTCCAAGCTCGCTGCGGCCCGTCGCGGACGGGTGGTGGCCCTGGTCACCACCGCCGTCCCGCTGTCGGACGTCCAGAAGGAGCGGCTCGCCGCTGCGCTGGCCGGGCTGTACGGCCGCCAGGTGCACCTGAACATCGACATCGACCCCGAGGTCCGTGGCGGTGTCCGGGTGCAGATCGGTGACGAGATCATCGACGGCACCGTGTCGAGCCGCCTCGAGGGCGCTCGCCAGGCCCTCGAAAGCTGATCACACCAAGCATCATCCGACCCTCGGTCGGGCGTCGGTTCCACTCAGGGTGGGCCGGCAAAACGTACGGCCGGTTCACCTGACCCGGCCGAGAGTCGAGTACTTGCGGCCCTCAATGGCGGGCCGAGGATCGCAAACTAGGAGAGCAGGGAAGCCTGATGGCGGAGCTTACGATCCGTCCGGAGGAGATCCGGGACGCGCTGGCCGACTTTGTCCAGTCGTACCAGCCGGACGCCGCCTCGCGTGAAGAGGTCGGTACGGTCACCGAGGCCATGGACGGTATTGCCAAGGTCGAGGGCCTTCCCTCGGTCATGGCCAACGAGCTGCTGAAGTTCGAGGACGGCACCCTCGGCCTCGCGCTGAACCTCGACACCCGCGAGATCGGTGTCGTCGTCCTCGGTGAGTTCTCGGGCATCGAGGAGGGGCAGACGGTGCACCGCACCGGCGAGGTCCTCTCCGTGCCGGTCGGCGAGGGCTACCTCGGCCGTGTCGTGGACCCGCTGGGCAACCCGATCGACGGTCTGGGCGACATCGCCTCCTCCGGTCGCCGCGCCCTTGAGCTGCAGGCTCCCGGCGTCATGGTCCGCAAGTCGGTCCACGAGCCGATGCAGACCGGCATCAAGGCCATCGACGCGATGACCCCGATCGGCCGTGGCCAGCGTCAGCTGATCATCGGCGACCGCCAGACCGGCAAGACCGCGGTGGCGATCGACACGATCATCAACCAGCGTGACAACTGGCGCTCGGGCGACCCGAAGAAGCAGGTCCGCTGCATCTACGTCGCCGTGGGCCAGAAGGGCTCCACCATCGCGTCCGTGCGCGGCGCGCTGGAGGACGCGGGTGCGCTGGAGTACACCACCATCGTGGCTGCTCCCGCCTCCGACCCGGCCGGCTTCAAGTACCTCGCCCCGTACACCGGCTCGGCCATCGGCCAGGAGTGGATGTACGACGGCAAGCACGTCCTCATCATCTTCGACGACCTGTCGAAGCAGGCCGAGGCCTACCGCTCCGTCTCCCTGCTGCTGCGCCGCCCGCCGGGCCGCGAGGCGTACCCGGGTGACGTCTTCTACCTGCACTCCCGCCTGCTGGAGCGCTGCGCGAAGCTCTCCGACGAGCTGGGTGCGGGTTCGATGACCGGTCTGCCGATCATCGAGACCAAGGCCAACGACGTGTCGGCGTACATCCCGACCAACGTCATCTCGATCACCGACGGCCAGATCTTCCTGGAGTCCGACCTGTTCAACGCCGGCATCCGCCCGGCCGTGAACGTCGGTATCTCGGTCTCCCGCGTCGGCGGCTCGGCCCAGATCAAGGCCATGAAGTCGGTCGCCGGCCGCCTGCGCCTGGACCTGGCCCAGTACCGCGAGCTGGAGGCGTTCGCCGCCTTCGGTTCCGACCTGGACCCGGCCTCCAAGGCCCAGCTGGAGCGCGGTGCCCGCATGATCGAGCTGCTCAAGCAGGGCCAGTACCAGCCGTTCCCGGTCGAGGAGCAGGTCGTCTCCATCTGGGCCGGCACCACCGGCAAGCTGGACGACGTCCCGGTCGCGGACATCCGCCGCTTCGAGCGCGAGTTCCTGGACCACCTGCGGATCGAGAAGAAGGACCTGCTGGCCGGCATCGTCGAGACCTCCAAGCTGGAGGACGGCACCATCGACGCGCTGACCGAGGCGATCAACGCCTTCAAGCAGGGCTTCACCACGGCTGACGGCAAGCTCCTGTCCGAGCAGGCCTGAGTCCGGTAACGAGGGAAAGGACGTAACGACCCATGGGAGCACAGCTTCGGGTCTACAAGCGCCGGATCCGCTCTGTCACCGCGACGAAGAAGATCACCAAGGCGATGGAGATGATCTCCGCGTCGCGCATCGTCAAGGCGCAGCGCGCGGTGGCCGCCTCCACTCCGTACGCCGATGAGCTCACCCGGGCGGTGACGGCGGTGGCCACCCGGTCCAACGCCAAGCACCCGCTCACCACCGAGAACCCGCAGGCCAAGACGGCCGCAGTCCTGCTGATCACGGCGGACCGCGGCCTGGCCGGCGGCTACTCGACCAACGCCATCAAGCAGGCGATCGCGCTCTCCGCGCGGCTGCGTGCGGAGGGCAAGGACGTGGTGACCTACATCGTCGGCCGCAAGGGCGTCTCGTACTACAACTTCCGCAACCTCGAGGTCGGCGGATCGTGGACGGGATTCTCCGACAAGCCGACCTACGGTGACGCGAAGGCCGTGGCGGTCGACCTGATCGAGGCCTTCACGGCCGAGACGGGCGGCGTGGACGAGCTCCACCTGGTCTCCACCCGGTTCGAGTCCATGCTGACTCAGACCCCGGTGGACGCCCGGCTGCTGCCGCTGAAGCTCGACGACGTCAAGCTCAGCGACGACAAGCCGGCCAAGGCGGAGATCTTCCCGCTGTACGACTTCGAGCCGTCGGCGGAGGGCGTGCTGGACGCGCTGCTGCCGCGGTACGTCGAGAGCCGGATCTACAACGCGCTGCTGCAGTCGGCCGCCTCGGAGCACGCCGCTCGTCGGCGCGCGATGAAGAGCGCGACCGACAATGCGGGAGAGCTCATCAAGTCGCTCACGCGGCTTGCCAACTCGGCCCGTCAGGCCGAGATCACCCAGGAAATCAGCGAGATCGTCGGCGGTGCCAACGCGCTCGCCGACGCTAGCCGCGGGAGCGAATGAGAATGACCACCACAGTTGAGCCGACCACGGCGACGGGCCGCGTCGCGCGGGTCATCGGCCCGGTCGTCGACGTGGAGTTCCCCGTCGACGCGATTCCGGACATGTTCAACGCCCTGCACGTCGAGGTGGACAACCCCGACGGCTCGGGCAAGAAGATCCTGACCCTCGAGGTCGCCCAGCACCTCGGCGATGGCCTGGTCCGCGGCATCTCGATGCAGCCGACCGACGGCCTGGTCCGTGGCGCGCAGGTCTCCGACACCGGTTCGGCGATCTCCGTCCCGGTCGGCCAGATCACCAAGGGCAAGGTCTTCAACGCCCTCGGTGAGGTGCTGAACGTCGACAAGGACGAGTTCGAGTCCCAGGTCGAGGTCCGCTGGCCGATCCACCGCAAGGCTCCCGCGTTCAAGGACCTCGAGTCCAAGACCGAGATGTTCGAGACCGGTATCAAGGTCATCGACCTTCTCACCCCGTACGTCACGGGTGGCAAGATCGGTCTGTTCGGTGGTGCCGGTGTCGGCAAGACCGTTCTGATCCAGGAGATGATCTACCGCGTCGCCGAGAACTTCGGTGGTGTGTCGGTGTTCGCCGGTGTCGGCGAGCGCACCCGTGAGGGCAACGACCTCATCCACGAGATGGTCGACTCGGGCGTTCTGGACAAGACCGCGCTGGTCTTCGGCCAGATGGACGAGCCGCCGGGCACCCGTCTGCGGGTCGCGCTCTCCGCGCTGACCATGGCGGAGTACTTCCGTGACGTGGAGCAGCAGGACGTTCTGCTCTTCATCGACAACATCTTCCGGTTCACCCAGGCCGGTTCCGAGGTGTCGACCCTGCTCGGCCGGATGCCCTCCGCGGTGGGTTACCAGCCGAACCTGGCCGACGAGATGGGCCTCCTGCAGGAGCGCATCACCTCGACCCGCGGTCACTCGATCACCTCGATGCAGGCGATCTACGTCCCCGCGGACGACCTGACCGACCCGGCCCCGGCGACCACCTTCGCCCACCTCGACGCGACGACGGTTCTCTCCCGTCCGAT
Proteins encoded:
- the prfA gene encoding peptide chain release factor 1, giving the protein MFEAVEELLTEHADLEKRLADPSVHADQANARKLAKRYAELTPITATYRAWRAAGEDIEAARELAAEDPDFIAEVKSSEARRDELTEELRLLLVPRDPNDDKDVILEVKAGEGGEESALFAGDLLRMYLRFAERVGWKTELIDANESDLGGYKDVSVAVKTRGTTEPGQGVWARLKYEGGVHRVQRVPATESQGRIHTSAAGVLVTPEAEEVEVEVHANDLRIDVYRSSGPGGQSVNTTDSAVRITHLPTGIVASCQNEKSQLQNKEQAMRILRSRLLAAAQEAAEQEASDARRSQVRTVDRSERIRTYNYPENRLSDHRTGFKSYNLDQVLDGDLNAVIQSCVDADAAAKLAAAQEN
- the prmC gene encoding peptide chain release factor N(5)-glutamine methyltransferase encodes the protein MNLLLAEVAQATQRLAAAGVPSPRFDAEELAAYIHNVKRSQLHTVPDGDFDARYWEAVSRREAREPLQHITGRAFFRYLELEVGPGVFVPRPETETVVEWAIDAVRDMDVAEPLVVDLCSGSGAIALALAQELPRSTVHAFELDEGALEYTRRNIAASSDRGRITLHAGDATRAFEDDRSWDGRFDLVISNPPYIPLTEWEYVAPEARDHDPQMSLFSGEDGLDTIRGIERVAARLLRPGGAVVIEHADTQGGQVPWIFKEESGWTDAADHRDLNHRPRFTTARRASL
- a CDS encoding L-threonylcarbamoyladenylate synthase; this translates as MSRRYDCADAGDRATGLREAASAIRRGELVVLPTDTLYGVGADAFSPDAVGALLAAKGRGRNMPSPVLVGSPTTLHGLVTDFSEQAWELVDAFWPGGLTLVAKHQPSLRWDLGETRGTVAVRMPLHPVAIELLNATGPLAVSSANRTGGPSPSTCDEAEGQLGDSIAVYLDGGQADHAMASTIVDVTGKVPVVLRAGAISVEQLREVVPDLEAGS
- a CDS encoding protein-tyrosine-phosphatase, with protein sequence MPSSLAVVPRPLDTFRILFVCTGNICRSPIAERLTRLELDTRLGPAAAGRIVVESAGTWGHEGAPMEAHAATVLGEYGADSAGFAGRELLDEHVIDADLVLTATLDHRAQVISMGHSAGLRTFTLKEFTRLVRRVDPGTLPHAGDDSRLTDRARALVRSAAALRGWLLAASPEFDEVNDPYGAPIGMFRNCGEEIFDALDPVVTALTGVPGGQ
- the glyA gene encoding serine hydroxymethyltransferase; amino-acid sequence: MTVADAVHGFTETGHHWEAAQALRQADPLVADLLSAESERRADSLQLLAGENLTSPAVLAALGGPLIDKYAEGYPGHRHHTGCAPADTVELLAVDRARALFTAPHANVQPRSATSAMLAAYAALLRPGDVVLSMSLQHGGHLSAGSRANFSGRWFEFVGYGVREQDGLIDLDQVRALARTHRPKAIIAGGISHPRHLDWAGFREIADEVGAYLVASAAQTIGLVAAGAAPSPVPYADVTVAATHKLLRGPRGGLLLCTSDLADRIDRAVFPFTQGGAAMNEVAGKAVALLEAGTPEFATYIGRAVDGARSLAQSLAESGARPLTGGTDTHLVTADISAFGLSGAEAERRCAAVGLMLGKCALPFDPAPPSEASGVRLGTGASAAQGMGQAELAEVGALIGQVLEHGADARIRGRVQELARSFAGRR